In Fluviicola taffensis DSM 16823, the following are encoded in one genomic region:
- a CDS encoding DUF6272 family protein, with translation MQPGTLHIEPKTILASWIQDVKEARFNSVQVAHFGPLNQDLVNSFTISTEDFMISAGDKKTLVKRVFSILIEGLQNILIHGKTWDNEQQALLIVAYNETTYRIALGNLTEISETDKLKTYLDRLNAMDEEEVKSFYLETLNNGLISDKGGAGLGFITMRMKSKSRLDYQFMHVSDELMLFTIATDVDRMQ, from the coding sequence ATGCAACCTGGTACACTTCACATAGAACCCAAAACAATACTTGCTTCTTGGATACAAGACGTAAAGGAAGCTCGATTTAACTCAGTTCAAGTTGCGCATTTTGGTCCTTTGAATCAAGATTTGGTAAATAGCTTTACGATATCTACTGAAGACTTCATGATTTCAGCAGGTGATAAAAAAACATTAGTCAAGCGTGTATTTTCAATTCTAATTGAAGGTTTGCAAAATATTCTTATCCATGGAAAAACGTGGGATAATGAACAACAAGCTTTATTGATAGTCGCTTACAACGAAACTACTTACCGAATTGCTCTTGGAAATCTGACCGAAATTTCAGAAACAGATAAATTGAAAACTTATTTGGATCGATTGAATGCAATGGACGAAGAAGAAGTGAAGTCTTTTTATTTGGAAACATTGAACAATGGATTGATTTCAGATAAAGGTGGAGCTGGTCTTGGATTCATTACTATGAGGATGAAATCTAAGTCGCGTCTAGACTATCAATTCATGCACGTAAGTGATGAATTAATGTTGTTTACAATTGCAACTGACGTAGATAGAATGCAGTAA